A window of Panicum virgatum strain AP13 chromosome 8K, P.virgatum_v5, whole genome shotgun sequence contains these coding sequences:
- the LOC120644143 gene encoding probable DNA double-strand break repair Rad50 ATPase: protein MSWWYFLGLPNELERLSNEKQELKQQNNELQKQLDERRREASNEKQELEKQNNELQKQLDERQKQNTKLSDELVKQKEDTRKAGLLFMNAADKYQEEARNQLKAKEEELANTRNAGLLIMNTADAYQETACKQIKEKVWELEDTRKAVLVLMNAADAYEQIAKKKIKDMEEELKVIGAQKAEMDARVASLKGDYDKVKVENEKLRLEAERLIMELGVLTEAKDAAAYSCNTETPEIMKELDDLETKVEETQASMDLVKGENDKLQSGIFLRE, encoded by the exons ATGTCTTG GTGGTACTTCCTCGGCCTGCCGAATGAGCTGGAGCGACTGTCCAATGAGAAGCAAGAGCTGAAGCAGCAAAACAACGAGCTACAGAAGCAATTGGACGAGAGGCGGAGGGAAGCTTCCAATGAGAAGCAAGAGCTGGAGAAGCAAAACAACGAGCTACAGAAACAATTGGACGAGAGGCAGAAACAAAACACCAAATTGTCCGATGAGCTGGTGAAGCAAAAGGAGGACACGAGGAAGGCGGGCTTGCTATTCATGAATGCTGCTGATAAGTACCAAGAGGAAGCAAGGAATCAACTTAAGGCAAAGGAAGAGGAATTAGCGAACACGAGGAACGCAGGCCTGCTGATAATGAACACCGCCGATGCGTACCAAGAGACGGCATGCAAGCAAATTAAGGAAAAGGTGTGGGAATTGGAGGACACAAGGAAGGCGGTTCTTGTGCTCATGAATGCCGCCGATGCATACGAACAAATagcaaaaaagaaaattaaagatATGGAGGAGGAATTGAAGGTCATTGGGGCCCAGAAAGCAGAGATGGATGCAAGGGTAGCATCTTTGAAGGGTGATTATGATAAGGTGAAGGTTGAAAATGAAAAGCTTCGGCTAGAGGCTGAGAGGCTCATTATGGAATTGGGTGTCTTGACTGAGGCAAAAGATGCAGCTGCATACTCATGTAATACTGAGACACCAGAAATCATGAAGGAATTGGACGATCTTGAAACAAAGGTGGAGGAAACACAAGCTAGCATGGATTTGGTGAAGGGTGAAAATGATAAACTTCAGTCGGGCATTTTTTTAAGGGAATAG
- the LOC120644144 gene encoding uncharacterized protein LOC120644144, protein MLTETQLCGCLAASHNMLEASEVKVEELRRCLIEAKAWAIELWMELELLCDAADVVAEHLHARGGSYEERLLDIPASIRAVTVFGVHHGASVALAAAQARMGHRLDHLTKVPVGIRRANEEAFIKIFARSTNTVVAKVLWGLRSLASRIVFEAGHAKGHERLYGLAILERGYSRMAESGGHPCLRSLGSFFPTFLMLVPYLGNVI, encoded by the exons ATGCTGACGGAGACACAGCTGTGCGGCTGCCTTGCGGCGTCCCACAATATGCTCGAGGCGTCGGAGGTGAAGGTGGAGGAGCTGCGGAGATGCCTCATTGAGGCCAAGGCTTGGGCGATTG AGCTATGGATGGAGTTGGAGCTACTTTGCGACGCCGCCGACGTCGTCGCCGAGCACCTCCACGCCCGAGGAGGGAGCTACGAGGAGCGACTGCTCGACATCCCAGCCAGCATCAGGGCCGTGACCGTGTTTGGGGTCCACCATGGGGCTTCCGtggccttggcggcggcgcaggcaagGATGGGTCATCGTCTCGACCACCTGACCAAGGTCCCAGTCGGCATAAGAAGGGCAAACGAAGAAGCATTCATCAAAATATTCGCAAGGTCCACCAACACCGTGGTTGCCAAGGTGCTCTGGGGCCTTAGGAGCTTGGCGTCGCGCATTGTCTTCGAGGCAGGTCATGCCAAGGGCCATGAGCGTCTCTATGGTCTCGCCATCCTTGAGCGTGGTTACTCCAGGATGGCTGAATCTGGGGGCCATCCATGTCTTCGTAGCTTAGGATCCTTCTTTCCCACCTTTCTCATGTTGGTACCCTATCTAGGTAatgtaatctaa